The segment GGGTCCAAGTCGAGCGCTTCGAACATCCAGGGCAGCAGCAGACCAATTACAGTGGACAGCATTGAGGTCACGGCGACCGCGATGCCGATGGATAGCCATAGAAGGCTGTCGCCGAAAACGTACAATGTCCATGCTGCCATCAAGCCGCCCAACAGAACGCCGATCAGGCTACCGGTCATGAACTCCTTAAAGACCAGCTTCGCCAGTGCCGGTTTTGGCGATGAGAGATCGCGCACCGCGACGGAAACGCTTTGAGATCCCACTGCCCCCGCTAAGTAGACCAATGCCGGAATGAAGAAGGAGACGGCGAGGTGGCTCGCCAGGATTTCCTCGAATTCGGCGATTAGAAGGGTCGCGGCGGCGCTGCCAATCAAGCCCACGATTAGCCATGGCAATCTTCGCCTTGTTTTCTCCAGAACGGGAGTCGCTAACCGCTCGCGATGGGTATGGCGATTGGCGTGCGTGATGCCCGCCATCCTGGCGATGTCTTCTAGGTGCTCATCTCTGAGAATCCCGGCGATCGCTT is part of the Limibacillus sp. genome and harbors:
- a CDS encoding magnesium transporter; the encoded protein is MEAFDFTDTIYLLDPQGRWIGSVDLNTVLQSPNDKTIGSLLETAIPAVRLDMDQEDVAAYAIEHRLTAVPVVDEAGLLLGVVPPKAIAGILRDEHLEDIARMAGITHANRHTHRERLATPVLEKTRRRLPWLIVGLIGSAAATLLIAEFEEILASHLAVSFFIPALVYLAGAVGSQSVSVAVRDLSSPKPALAKLVFKEFMTGSLIGVLLGGLMAAWTLYVFGDSLLWLSIGIAVAVTSMLSTVIGLLLPWMFEALDLDPALGSGPVATILQDVVTIVVYLLVVVAILG